A section of the Venturia canescens isolate UGA chromosome 11, ASM1945775v1, whole genome shotgun sequence genome encodes:
- the LOC122418030 gene encoding acid phosphatase type 7, giving the protein MASLLGILLLGLFGSTLGLVKFQPEAVHLSYGENPHDLVVTWSTRDNTNESIVEYGIGGLKFAAKGTRQLFVDGGKQKRKQYFHRAVLKNLKPNSKYVYHCGSSLGWSDMFYVQTTPDDSADWSPHLAIFGDMGNENAQSLARLQEETQRGFYDAIIHVGDFAYDMNSDNARVGDEFMKQIEGVAAYLPYMTVPGNHEEAYNFSNYRARFSMPGDSEGLWYSFNLGPIHFVAIETEAYYFMNYGIKQVIKQFDWLEKDLAEANRPEVRAKRPWIVTFGHRPMYCSDKNADDCTNHESLVRVGLPLLHWFGLEDLFYKYRVDLEIWAHEHSYERMWPLYNFKVYNGSKNEPYTDYRAPVHVVTGSAGCKEGVDDFVRPSPEWSAYRSSDYGYTRMKAYNKTHLYLEQVSDDKKGAVIDKMWLVKHSPMPNYSHAKLHRKD; this is encoded by the exons ATGGCTTCGCTATTAGGGATTCTGTTGCTCGGATTATTCGGGAGTACACTGGGATTGGTGAAATTCCAACCCGAAGCTGTTCATCTTTCTTATGGAG AAAATCCTCACGATCTCGTTGTAACATGGAGCACACGGGACAACACAAACGAATCCATAGTCGAATATGGTATCGGAGGGCTCAAGTTCGCAGCAAAAGGGACAAGACAGTTATTCGTCGATGGAGGAAAACAGAAACGAAAACAGTATTTTCACAGAGCTGtactgaaaaatttgaagccCAATAGTAAATACG TTTATCATTGCGGAAGCAGCCTGGGCTGGTCCGACATGTTCTACGTTCAAACTACACCGGATGATTCAGCCGACTGGTCTCCTCATCTCGCGATTTTTGGCGACATGGGCAACGAAAACGCCCAAAGTCTTGCCAGACTCCAGGAAGAGACGCAACGTGGCTTCTACGACGCTATTATTCACGTTGGCGATTTCGCTTATGACATGAACTCTGATAACGCCCGAGTCGGCGACGAATTCATGAAACAAATCGAAGGAGTCGCTGCTTACCTTCCCTACATGACGGTCCCTGGAAACCATGAGGAAGCctataatttcagtaattatag agctCGATTTTCGATGCCTGGTGATTCCGAGGGTTTGTGGTACAGTTTCAATCTAGGACCAATCCATTTCGTGGCGATCGAGACCGAAGCTTATTATTTCATGAATTATGGAATTAAGCAGGTTATCAAGCAGTTTGATTGGTTGGAGAAAGACTTGGCCGAGGCTAACAGGCCAGAAGTGAG GGCAAAGCGGCCGTGGATCGTGACTTTTGGTCATCGCCCGATGTATTGCAGCGACAAAAATGCCGACGATTGTACAAACCACGAATCCCTCGTCAGAGTTGGTTTGCCTCTCTTGCATTGGTTCGGTCTCGAAGATCTTTTTTACAAATATCGTGTCGATCTCGAGATATGGGCTCACGAGCACAGTTACGAGCGTATGTGGCCACTGTATAATTTCAAG gTTTACAACGGAAGCAAAAATGAGCCTTACACGGATTACCGAGCGCCGGTCCACGTGGTCACGGGATCGGCGGGTTGCAAAGAAGGAGTCGACGATTTCGTCCGTCCAAGTCCGGAGTGGTCGGCATATCGGAGTTCCGATTACGGATACACGAGGATGAAGGCATACAACAAAACGCATCTTTACCTCGAGCAGGTTTCGGACGACAAGAAAGGCGCAGTAATCGACAAAATGTGGCTGGTCAAACACTCTCCCATGCCGAATTACTCCCATGCCAAACTCCACagaaaagattga
- the Akt gene encoding RAC serine/threonine-protein kinase translates to MGDATMGAVASGASQHVVKEGWLQKRGEHIKNWRSRYFVLRDDGTLVGFKAKPDQQMAAAAQPLNNFTVRGCQIMSVDRPKPFTFVIRGLQWTTVIERTFHVETEQEREDWVTAIRYVADRLASEEQQHQPQMQMSSSPEDMDMESAGGGRSDSGSSLGVVSGDIDGDGSIDELSAKFSVQGTSSSKSSGKKKVTLENFEFLKVLGKGTFGKVILCREKATGHLYAIKILRKEVIIRKDEVAHTLTENRVLRTTNHPFLISLKYSFQTADRLCFVMEYVNGGELFFHLSRSRVFGEDRTRFYGAEIISALGYLHSQGIIYRDLKLENLLLDKDGHIKIADFGLCKEDITYGRTTKTFCGTPEYLAPEVLEDNDYGRAVDWWGVGVVMYEMMCGRLPFYNRDHEKLFTLILLEEVRFPRNITNEARDMLGGLLIKDPNRRLGGGPNDAKDIMNHAFFSSIDWSDLVQKKIPPPFKPQVTSETDTRYFDTEFTGESVELTPPDQAAILGSGSGLNSIAEEQEHFPQFSYQESHSAATSSIVSINH, encoded by the exons ATGGGGGACGCAACCATGGGCGCCGTGGCGTCCGGCGCCAGTCAGCATGTCGTCAAAGAAGGCTGGCTCCAAAAACGCG GGGAGCACATAAAGAATTGGCGATCGCGCTATTTTGTACTTCGAGATGACGGCACGCTAGTTGGTTTCAAAGCAAAGCCGGATCAACAAATGGCGGCTGCTGCGCAGCCGCTAAACAATTTCACTGTCAGAGGTTGTCAAATAATGTCGGTCGACCGACCAAAACCTTTTACCTTTGTCATAAGAGGATTGCAGTGGACCACTGTTATCGAAAGAACGTTTCATGTAGAGACGGAACAAGAACGGGAGGATTGGGTCACCGCCATAAG ATACGTCGCCGACCGTTTGGCCAGCGAGGAACAGCAGCATCAGCCACAAATGCAAATGTCATCGTCCCCGGAGGACATGGACATGGAATCAGCTGGTGGCGGACGATCGGATTCGGGCAGTTCGCTCGGCGTCGTTTCCGGTGATATTGATGGCGACGGTAGCATCGACGAACTTTCGGCGAAGTTCAGTGTTCAGGGAACCTCCAGTAGCAAAAGTTcggggaagaaaaaagtc acactcgaaaatttcgaattccTCAAGGTTCTTGGAAAAGGAACTTTTGGCAAAGTTATATTGTGCCGAGAAAAAGCCACTGGACATTTGTACGCTATTAAAATATTGCGAAAAGAAGTTATTATAAGGAAGGACGAGGTAGCTCACACTCTCACGGAAAATCGGGTTCTCAGAACCACGAATCATCCGTTCCTAATA TCCCTAAAGTATAGTTTTCAAACGGCCGATCGTTTGTGTTTTGTAATGGAATACGTCAACGGTGGTGAATTGTTCTTTCACCTGAGCCGTTCGAGAGTATTCGGAGAGGACAGAACAAGATTTTACGGTGCCGAAATAATATCGGCACTCGGTTATCTTCACTCCCAAGGAATAATATACCGCGATCTCAAACTCGAGAATCTACTTCTCGACAAGGACGGTCATATTAAAATTGCGGACTTCGGTCTCTGCAAAGAAGACATCACTTATG GAAGGACGACAAAAACTTTTTGTGGCACGCCGGAATACCTTGCTCCTGAGGTTCTCGAGGACAACGACTACGGACGTGCGGTCGACTGGTGGGGCGTAGGCGTTGTCATGTACGAAATGATGTGCGGTCGTCTTCCCTTCTACAATCGTGATCACGAGAAATTGTTTACCCTTATTCTCCTCGAGGAAGTCAGATTTCCAAgaaatataacgaatgaagCGAGGGACATGTTGGGAg gtttATTGATAAAAGATCCAAACAGAAGATTAGGCGGCGGTCCAAACGACGCTAAGGACATAATGAATcacgcatttttttcatcgatcgatTGGTCGGATTTGgtgcaaaagaaaattccacCCCCTTTCAAGCCTCAAGTAACATCGGAAACGGACACGCGTTATTTCGACACAGAATTTACGGGGGAGAGTGTGGAGTTGACGCCGCCGGATCAGGCGGCGATTTTAGGCAGCGGTAGCGGTTTGAATTCGATCGCTGAGGAGCAGGAGCATTTTCCACAATTCTCTTATCAAGAGAGTCATTCGGCAGCGACATCGTCGATCGTGTCGATCAATCACTGA